Within the Paenibacillus sp. AN1007 genome, the region AACCCCGAAGGGGTTGTCTGCTGAAATCCTTCTTCGAAATTCTTCCCGCAGACCAAGGCTCCGAAGGAGATGCAGCTTGAATATTATGTTAAGCGTTGCTTCTGTCTTCCTGAGTTAACTTCATTGACCATGTACTGACTTAAATCTAATTTCTTAGTTCTTATTCTTGGCGTACCAATTTAAAATTTCATTATGTGTTCTATCAATCTTTTTATTAAATCGTTCTCTGAACTCTTCTTTCATATCGTTGGGATCATATCCATACCATATACTACAATTGATCAAAAGATCCCGCATCTCATCCATCGACTCTTGAAACAGTAACATTAATAATTCCGTAGTCAAACGATCGTGTTCATCATCCGGAGCACCATGTTCAACTAAATTCACAGGATCAAATTTGTTAACGATTTCTCTTAGTTCTAAAAATGTCTTTGAATCTTTAGCGATTTTTATTTCATGATTCTCTTTAGGATCGTCTTCAGATTCCATCTATTCCCTCCAAATATTTTTAATCTACTTTAATGAGATATAACTTCAGAACAACCATATTCGAAATATGCTTAATCAATTCCTTGTAATTCCTCAACTTTTAATCATTTTTAAATGTGCTCTTCAGAAGTTGCGCTTAACATGATATCTACGAACTTCGTATATACCTATCATTTCAACTTCATATCCCAACTACATCTAATATAACCCAACTTGTTCCATCTGCGAAGTCACTAGTCGACAAAAAGCAGTCCCACAACTGCGTCGTTTGTTAGTAACGTACTAACAAGTGTACCTACAGTTACAATGAGACTGCTTTGGCTTATTTGAAACTGTACTCGTCACACCTAGAATCTTGCTTCCTGTAACTAAATCCTTACTTCCCGCCTACACTCCACACCACACGCTCGCTCATCGCTTTATGCTGTGCGATCAGGCAGAGCTCTGCCGCTTTGAATGCATGCTCCTGCGTCATTGCGGTCTCGGTACGATCCAGACAGTCGCGGATGAGCTGACCGAAGAACGGATAACCGACTTTGCCTTTTACATTGTAGCGGTACTCTCCCTCATGATTGACCAGGTACACCTGATCGCCCTGCGGCTCTCTTGCGATGTCGATGTACTTGCGCAGCTCGATGTATCCATCTGTACCGAGGATTACCGTGCGTCCATCTCCCCATGTGCCAAGGCCGTCCGGCGTGAACCAGTCTACACGGAAGTAACCGGAAGCGCCGTTATCACCGATCAGAGACGCTTCGCCGAAGTCCTCCAGCTCAGGGAACTGTGGATGATTGAAGTTGTTGACCCGGCTGAAGGCTACCTGCGCATCACTGCAGGACGCAAAAGTCAGGAACTGCTCAATCTGGTGACTGCCAATATCACAGAGAATGCCGCCATACTGCTCATGTTTGAAGAACCAGTCCGGACGCCCCCCGGCGTTCAAGCGATGCGGCCCGGTGCCCATCACCTGTACAACTTTGCCGATTGCTCCTTGTTCAATAAGCTGCCCCGCATAAATTGCACTTTCTACATGCAGGCGCTCGCTGTAGTACACCATATACTTTTTACCTGTGCGTTTCACTTCTTCACGTGCCAGATCTAATTGCTCCATCGTGGTGAACGGCGCTTTGTCCGTAAAATAATCCTTACCCGCTGCCATGACTCTCATGCCAAGCGGTGCACGTTCTGACGTAATGGCTGCACTTGCTACAAGCAGTACTTCGTCATCGGCGAGCACTTCTGCTTCCGATACGGCGATCTGTGCCTGCGGGAACTGCTTGCGGAATGCTTCCACTTTGGCCGGGTCCGGGTCATATACCCATTTAAGCGAGGCTCCAGCATCCAGCAAACCGCCAACCATACCGTAGATATGTCCGTGATCCAAAGCTACAGCCGCGATCGTGAACTCTCCCGGTTCACACACGACCTCTTTAGTCACACTTTTGGGTGCGTAGAACATTCCGTCTTTAGCCATGTCATCCCATCCTTTTTTATTGTATTTAATGTATTTCGATCAAGCCTTTTGATTATCCAAGAACCCATTTACACGGAAACGGAGAGGACAGAACCAATCTGGAAAAGCAAACGTTCGTCTAAAAGCTTTCTTACAGAAGCTGCATCGGAAGCATACGCTCTCACCGGATTTCCCCCTTCATAATGGGAATTCAAAAATCTGGGATCACAGCGAATGAAAAATTATTCTGTCATCGGAGTGTTCCGTGTAAATCCCTAGTCCAACCTTATATACATATCATTTAAATGTCTGGCTCAGATCGGCAGGCTGACCGCCCGTATACGCTTTGTCTTTCTTCGTCGTTGAATTCGCAATGCGCTCCTGCAGATGTTCATAAAACAGTTCTTCATCGATCGGCAGATTCACCCAATTATCTGTCCAGGTGGACAGCAGCATCGCGTTGGATAATGTTAAGCCATGAATGCCATCCTGACCGGGAGCGATCAGCGGTGCACCCGTGCGAATTGCGTCCACCCAGTTGCGGATTAAACCCGGGTGGCCTGTTTCTATGCCGGTAATCGGCACATCGCATTTCCAGCATTCGGGCTGTCCAAAGCCTCCCGTAAAACGCCGATTGAACTCCGGCTCGGATTCGCGCAGCCTCCAGAAGATGAGCTGTCCGTCTTCGATGACGATTTTACCGCGGTCGCCGCTGACCTCAAAGCGGTTTGTTCCTGGTGCTTCACCTGTAGTGGTTACAAACACACCCGTCGCTCCATTTTCATATTCCACATAGGCGGTCACGTCATCTTCCACTTCAATGTTCCGGTATTTACCGAAGGAGCAGAAGGCACGCATACGCACAGGCATCATGCCAATCGTCCACTGCCATAAGTCCAGCTGGTGCGGGTCTTGGTTAATCAATACACCGCCGCCTTCGCCTGCCCATGTTGCACGCCAACCGCCGGAATCATAATAGCTCTGGGAACGATACCAGTTGGTAATGATCCAGTTGGTACGTCTTACTTCACCAAGCTCGCCTGATGCAATCAGATCCCGCAGCTTGATGTACAGCGGATTGGTCCGCTGATTGTACATGATGGAGAATACTTTGCCGCTTGCCTCGGCTGCTTCGTTCATTTCCCGTACCTGCTTTGTATATACACCTGCCGGTTTCTCGATCATCACATGCA harbors:
- a CDS encoding Gfo/Idh/MocA family oxidoreductase; the encoded protein is MAKDGMFYAPKSVTKEVVCEPGEFTIAAVALDHGHIYGMVGGLLDAGASLKWVYDPDPAKVEAFRKQFPQAQIAVSEAEVLADDEVLLVASAAITSERAPLGMRVMAAGKDYFTDKAPFTTMEQLDLAREEVKRTGKKYMVYYSERLHVESAIYAGQLIEQGAIGKVVQVMGTGPHRLNAGGRPDWFFKHEQYGGILCDIGSHQIEQFLTFASCSDAQVAFSRVNNFNHPQFPELEDFGEASLIGDNGASGYFRVDWFTPDGLGTWGDGRTVILGTDGYIELRKYIDIAREPQGDQVYLVNHEGEYRYNVKGKVGYPFFGQLIRDCLDRTETAMTQEHAFKAAELCLIAQHKAMSERVVWSVGGK
- a CDS encoding Gfo/Idh/MocA family oxidoreductase: MSIVRVAVIGIGNMGAAHARTLAAGEVPGAELVAVCDVREEMGSWVTSNLPPTVTYWQDAEQMMSSGTIDAVIVATPHYDHPEQAIQAFRHGLHVMIEKPAGVYTKQVREMNEAAEASGKVFSIMYNQRTNPLYIKLRDLIASGELGEVRRTNWIITNWYRSQSYYDSGGWRATWAGEGGGVLINQDPHQLDLWQWTIGMMPVRMRAFCSFGKYRNIEVEDDVTAYVEYENGATGVFVTTTGEAPGTNRFEVSGDRGKIVIEDGQLIFWRLRESEPEFNRRFTGGFGQPECWKCDVPITGIETGHPGLIRNWVDAIRTGAPLIAPGQDGIHGLTLSNAMLLSTWTDNWVNLPIDEELFYEHLQERIANSTTKKDKAYTGGQPADLSQTFK